One window from the genome of Enterobacter asburiae encodes:
- the ahpF gene encoding alkyl hydroperoxide reductase subunit F, translating into MLDTNMKTQLKAYLEKLTKPVELIATLDDSAKSAEIKELLAEIAELSPKVTFKEDNALPVRKPSFLITNPGSDQGPRFAGSPLGHEFTSLVLALLWTGGHPSKEAQALLEQIRDIDGDFEFETYYSLSCHNCPDVVQALNLMSVLNPRIKHTAIDGGTFQNEITDRNVMGVPAVYMNGKEFGQGRMTLTEIVAKVDTGAEKRAAEELNKRDAYDVLIVGSGPAGAAAAVYSARKGIRTGLMGERFGGQVLDTVDIENYISVPKTEGQKLAGALKAHVSDYDVDVIDSQSASRLVPAAVEGGLHQIETASGAVLKARSIIIATGAKWRNMNVPGEDQYRTKGVTYCPHCDGPLFKGKRVAVIGGGNSGVEAAIDLAGIVEHVTLLEFAPEMKADQVLQDKVRSLKNVDIVLNAQTTEVKGDGSKVTGLEYRDRVSGDVHSVQLSGIFVQIGLLPNTTWLEGAIERNRMGEIIIDAKCETSVKGVFAAGDCTTVPYKQIIIATGEGAKASLSSFDYLIRTKSA; encoded by the coding sequence ATGCTCGACACAAATATGAAAACCCAGCTCAAGGCCTACCTTGAGAAACTGACCAAACCCGTTGAGCTGATTGCTACGCTGGATGACAGCGCGAAATCGGCAGAGATCAAAGAGCTACTGGCGGAGATCGCCGAACTGTCGCCGAAAGTGACCTTCAAAGAAGACAACGCGCTGCCGGTTCGTAAGCCCTCTTTCCTGATTACCAACCCAGGCTCCGACCAGGGGCCGCGCTTTGCCGGTTCTCCGCTGGGCCACGAATTTACCTCACTGGTGCTGGCGCTGCTGTGGACCGGTGGTCATCCGTCAAAAGAAGCGCAGGCGCTGCTGGAGCAGATCCGCGATATCGACGGTGATTTCGAGTTTGAAACCTATTACTCGCTCTCCTGCCACAACTGCCCGGACGTGGTGCAGGCGCTGAACCTGATGTCGGTTCTGAACCCGCGCATTAAGCACACGGCGATTGACGGCGGTACCTTCCAGAATGAAATCACCGATCGCAACGTGATGGGCGTTCCGGCGGTCTACATGAACGGCAAAGAGTTCGGCCAGGGCCGCATGACGCTGACCGAAATCGTTGCCAAAGTGGATACCGGCGCAGAGAAACGTGCGGCAGAAGAGCTGAACAAACGCGATGCCTACGACGTGCTGATTGTCGGTTCCGGCCCTGCGGGTGCGGCGGCAGCGGTGTACTCCGCGCGTAAAGGCATTCGTACCGGCCTGATGGGCGAACGCTTTGGCGGCCAGGTGCTGGATACCGTAGACATCGAAAACTACATCTCCGTGCCGAAGACCGAAGGCCAGAAGCTGGCGGGGGCGCTGAAGGCGCACGTCAGCGACTACGACGTGGACGTAATCGACAGCCAGAGCGCCAGCAGGCTGGTTCCGGCTGCGGTCGAGGGTGGTTTACACCAGATTGAAACCGCGTCCGGCGCGGTGCTGAAAGCGCGCAGCATTATCATTGCCACCGGCGCGAAATGGCGCAACATGAACGTGCCGGGTGAAGATCAGTACCGTACCAAAGGTGTGACCTACTGCCCGCACTGCGACGGCCCGCTGTTTAAAGGCAAACGCGTGGCGGTGATCGGCGGCGGTAACTCCGGCGTGGAAGCGGCTATCGACCTGGCGGGGATTGTTGAACACGTTACGCTTCTGGAGTTCGCGCCAGAGATGAAGGCCGACCAGGTTCTGCAGGATAAAGTTCGCAGCCTGAAAAACGTCGATATCGTCCTGAACGCGCAAACCACGGAAGTGAAGGGCGACGGCAGCAAAGTGACCGGACTGGAATACCGTGACCGCGTGAGCGGCGATGTGCACAGCGTTCAGCTGTCAGGGATCTTCGTGCAAATTGGTCTGCTGCCAAACACCACCTGGCTGGAAGGCGCGATTGAGCGCAACCGCATGGGCGAAATCATCATCGATGCGAAATGTGAAACCAGCGTGAAGGGCGTGTTTGCGGCGGGCGACTGCACCACCGTGCCGTACAAACAGATCATCATCGCCACGGGCGAAGGGGCGAAGGCGTCTCTGAGTTCGTTTGACTATCTGATCCGCACCAAAAGCGCATAA
- the uspG gene encoding universal stress protein UspG, with product MYQRIIMPVDVFEMELSDKAVRHAEFLAQQDGVIHLLHVLPGSASLSLHRFAADVRRFEEHLQHEAETRLQTMVSHFSIDPSRIKTHVRFGSVRDAVNELANELKADVVVIGSRNPSITTHLLGSNASSVIRHTHIPVMVVR from the coding sequence ATGTATCAGAGAATCATTATGCCGGTTGATGTTTTTGAGATGGAGCTGAGCGACAAGGCCGTTCGCCATGCGGAGTTCCTGGCGCAGCAGGACGGTGTCATCCATCTGTTGCACGTCCTGCCGGGCTCCGCCAGCCTGAGCCTTCACCGCTTTGCCGCCGACGTGCGTCGCTTCGAAGAGCATTTGCAGCATGAAGCGGAAACCCGTCTGCAGACCATGGTCAGCCACTTCAGCATCGACCCTTCAAGGATCAAAACGCACGTCAGATTCGGCAGCGTACGCGATGCGGTAAACGAACTGGCGAACGAGCTGAAAGCAGACGTGGTGGTCATCGGTTCGCGCAACCCTTCCATTACCACGCATCTGCTGGGCTCTAACGCCTCCAGCGTGATCCGCCACACCCACATACCGGTAATGGTCGTAAGATAA
- the ahpC gene encoding alkyl hydroperoxide reductase subunit C, with product MSLINTKIKPFKNQAFKNGEFIEVTEKDTEGRWSVFFFYPADFTFVCPTELGDVADHYDELQKLGVDVYSVSTDTHFTHKAWHGSSETIAKIKYAMIGDPTGALTRNFENMREDEGLADRATFVVDPQGIIQAIEVTAEGIGRDASDLLRKVKAAQYVASHPGEVCPAKWKEGEATLAPSLDLVGKI from the coding sequence ATGTCTTTGATTAATACCAAAATTAAACCATTCAAAAACCAGGCGTTCAAAAACGGTGAGTTCATCGAAGTTACCGAGAAAGATACCGAAGGCCGCTGGAGCGTCTTCTTCTTCTATCCGGCTGACTTTACCTTCGTTTGCCCGACTGAACTGGGCGACGTGGCAGACCATTACGACGAACTGCAGAAGCTGGGCGTAGACGTTTACTCTGTCTCTACCGATACCCACTTCACCCACAAAGCATGGCACGGCAGCTCTGAAACCATCGCGAAAATCAAATACGCGATGATCGGTGACCCGACTGGCGCCCTGACCCGTAACTTCGAAAACATGCGTGAAGATGAAGGCCTGGCTGACCGCGCCACCTTCGTTGTTGACCCGCAGGGCATTATCCAGGCTATCGAAGTTACCGCTGAAGGTATCGGCCGTGATGCTTCTGACCTGCTGCGTAAAGTGAAAGCCGCTCAGTACGTGGCTTCTCACCCAGGCGAAGTGTGCCCGGCGAAATGGAAAGAAGGCGAAGCGACGCTGGCTCCATCCCTGGACCTGGTCGGCAAGATCTAA
- the citR gene encoding DNA-binding transcriptional repressor CitR, whose product MANLYDLKKFDLNLLVIFECIYQHLSISKAAETLYITPSAVSQSLQRLRGQLNDPLFIRSGKGITPTTVGVNLHHHLEQNLNQLEQTINIMHSSGLKKNFVIYCPQFMSTKTMLEPMKLLMNKYNYSIELHDVFLAPDSAEDLLAYRKADLIFSFATSSSRSIASSLFHKLPFVLVCRKDHPRMSGNPTREEILNENFTAYLSDENSVKDYQEKAENLLTERNIVYRSDSFISLLSVISSSDLIGLAPTPAFEQYGPALNLRKVETDIHFPSIDIYMMYNRSALNSSAFASFIEEITLP is encoded by the coding sequence ATGGCAAACCTCTACGACCTTAAAAAATTCGATCTTAATCTGTTAGTCATTTTCGAGTGCATTTACCAACATCTAAGTATCAGTAAAGCCGCCGAGACGCTGTATATCACGCCCTCAGCCGTGAGCCAGTCGCTGCAACGCCTGCGAGGACAACTCAACGATCCTCTTTTTATCCGTTCCGGTAAAGGGATCACGCCCACGACCGTCGGCGTCAATTTGCATCATCATCTGGAACAGAACCTGAACCAGCTTGAGCAGACTATCAACATCATGCACAGCAGCGGGTTGAAGAAAAATTTTGTCATTTACTGCCCGCAGTTTATGAGCACCAAAACGATGCTTGAGCCAATGAAGCTGCTCATGAACAAGTACAATTACTCCATTGAATTACATGATGTTTTTCTCGCTCCAGATTCCGCTGAAGATCTCCTGGCTTACCGAAAAGCCGATTTGATATTTTCTTTTGCCACCTCCAGCAGCCGCTCTATTGCCTCCAGCCTTTTCCATAAGCTGCCTTTTGTGCTCGTTTGTCGGAAGGACCATCCCCGCATGAGCGGAAATCCCACGCGTGAAGAGATTCTGAATGAAAATTTCACCGCCTACCTGAGCGATGAGAACAGCGTCAAAGACTACCAGGAAAAGGCTGAGAACCTGTTAACCGAAAGAAATATCGTTTACCGAAGCGACTCTTTTATATCCCTTCTGTCGGTGATCAGTTCATCCGACCTCATAGGGCTAGCGCCCACACCGGCCTTTGAACAATATGGTCCAGCGCTTAACCTGCGCAAAGTGGAAACAGACATTCATTTTCCCAGCATTGATATTTACATGATGTATAATCGTTCCGCGCTGAATAGCTCGGCATTCGCGAGTTTTATTGAAGAAATAACTTTACCGTGA
- a CDS encoding phosphoadenosine phosphosulfate reductase, translated as MSIYKYPLNQDVLSAARERIKWTLENLPRTCVSFSGGKDSTVMLHLVARQARQMKIKIDVLFIDWEAQFSHTITHVEHMRELYSDVIDHFWWVALPLTTQNSLSQFQPEWQCWEPGTRWVRQPPDDAITDPAFFPFYQPGMTFETFVRSFSDWFSHNRPAAVMIGIRADESYNRFLAIASARKQRFADDKPWTTVAPGGHAWYVYPLYDWKTADIWTWFAKSGCCYNPLYDLMFQAGVPPRYMRICEPFGPEQRQGLWLYHVVEPDRWAAMCERVSGVRSGGIYAGHDNHFYGHRKILKPEHLCWREYAMLLLDSMPQNTAEHYRNKIAIYLHWYQKRGIEDIPDTQDGDIGAKDIPSWRRICKVILNNDYWCRALSFSPNKPKHYQRYSDRVKAKRKEWGILCDKD; from the coding sequence ATGTCAATTTATAAGTACCCTCTTAACCAGGATGTTCTTTCTGCGGCCCGGGAACGAATAAAATGGACCCTCGAGAATTTACCCAGAACCTGTGTCTCTTTTTCAGGAGGTAAAGACTCCACCGTCATGCTGCATCTGGTTGCCCGACAGGCGCGACAGATGAAAATAAAAATAGATGTTCTCTTTATCGACTGGGAAGCGCAGTTTTCCCATACCATTACCCACGTTGAGCATATGCGCGAGCTGTACAGCGATGTTATCGACCATTTCTGGTGGGTAGCACTTCCCCTGACAACGCAAAATTCCCTGTCGCAATTCCAGCCGGAATGGCAATGCTGGGAACCCGGTACCCGATGGGTCCGCCAGCCTCCTGACGATGCGATAACCGATCCCGCTTTTTTTCCCTTCTACCAGCCCGGCATGACGTTTGAAACTTTTGTCCGCAGTTTCTCCGACTGGTTTTCTCACAATCGCCCGGCGGCGGTGATGATTGGCATCCGCGCCGATGAGTCTTACAACCGTTTTCTGGCTATTGCGTCGGCGCGTAAGCAGCGCTTTGCCGATGATAAACCCTGGACGACTGTCGCCCCGGGCGGGCATGCCTGGTATGTTTATCCCCTCTACGACTGGAAAACAGCCGATATCTGGACCTGGTTCGCCAAATCGGGATGTTGCTATAACCCGCTCTATGACCTGATGTTCCAGGCCGGCGTGCCGCCCCGCTATATGCGTATTTGTGAGCCCTTCGGCCCGGAACAACGCCAGGGGCTATGGCTGTACCACGTTGTTGAGCCCGATCGCTGGGCGGCCATGTGCGAGCGCGTGAGCGGCGTGCGCAGCGGGGGAATTTACGCCGGGCACGATAACCATTTTTACGGCCACCGGAAAATCCTGAAACCCGAGCACCTATGCTGGCGCGAATATGCCATGCTGCTCCTCGACAGCATGCCGCAAAATACCGCTGAGCATTACCGCAATAAAATCGCCATTTATCTGCACTGGTATCAGAAGAGGGGCATAGAGGATATTCCCGATACGCAGGACGGTGATATCGGTGCCAAAGACATTCCCTCCTGGCGCCGTATTTGTAAGGTTATCCTTAATAACGACTACTGGTGCAGAGCGCTATCGTTCAGCCCAAATAAACCCAAACATTATCAGCGCTACAGCGACAGAGTGAAGGCAAAACGCAAGGAGTGGGGAATATTATGCGACAAAGACTAA
- the yldA gene encoding small membrane protein YldA, with protein sequence MSEILVITLIFLIFVAIIVTAVLYLERHR encoded by the coding sequence ATGAGTGAGATACTGGTTATCACACTTATTTTTCTGATTTTTGTGGCGATTATCGTCACGGCGGTGCTCTACCTTGAACGCCACAGGTAA
- a CDS encoding zinc-dependent alcohol dehydrogenase encodes MKALTYHGPHHVRVENVPDPIIEQPDDIILRVTATAICGSDLHLYRGKIPKVQHGDIFGHEFMGEIVECGSEVKNLQKGDRVVIPFVIACGDCFFCRLQQYAACENTNAGQGAALNKKQIPAPAALFGYSHLYGGVPGGQAEYVRVPKGNVGPFKVPQLLSDDKALFLSDILPTAWQAAKNAQIEKGSSVAVFGAGPVGLLTIACARLLGAEQIFVIDHHPYRLRFAEARYGAIPINFDDDNDAAEKIIEQTVGQRGVDAVIDAVGFEAKGSTTETILSNLKIEGSSGKALRQCIAAVRRGGVVSVPGVYAGFIHGFLFGDAFDKGLTFKMGQTHVHAWLGELLPLIEKGLLTPEEIVTHYLPLADAERAYKVFEKREEECRKVILVPGAETPEAAEQKVKGLVNAFPGGVA; translated from the coding sequence ATGAAAGCACTTACGTATCACGGTCCGCACCATGTTCGCGTCGAGAATGTCCCCGATCCCATCATCGAACAGCCCGACGATATCATTCTGCGCGTCACGGCCACGGCGATCTGCGGCTCCGATTTGCATCTCTATCGCGGAAAGATCCCGAAGGTGCAGCACGGCGACATTTTTGGCCATGAGTTTATGGGGGAAATCGTCGAGTGCGGCTCAGAGGTGAAGAATTTGCAAAAAGGGGATCGGGTGGTGATCCCCTTTGTCATCGCCTGCGGGGACTGTTTCTTTTGCCGCCTGCAGCAATACGCGGCCTGTGAAAATACCAATGCCGGGCAGGGCGCCGCGCTGAACAAAAAGCAAATCCCCGCGCCGGCCGCGCTGTTTGGCTATAGCCATCTCTACGGCGGCGTACCGGGGGGACAGGCAGAATATGTCCGCGTGCCAAAAGGCAACGTCGGGCCGTTTAAGGTCCCGCAGCTCCTTTCCGATGACAAGGCGCTGTTCCTTTCCGATATCTTACCCACGGCCTGGCAGGCGGCAAAAAATGCGCAGATTGAAAAAGGCTCAAGCGTAGCGGTTTTCGGCGCCGGGCCGGTGGGGCTACTGACCATTGCCTGCGCGCGGCTGCTGGGAGCGGAGCAGATCTTTGTTATCGATCACCACCCGTACCGTTTGCGCTTTGCCGAGGCGCGTTACGGCGCTATCCCCATCAACTTTGATGATGATAACGACGCAGCGGAAAAAATCATCGAGCAGACCGTGGGCCAGCGCGGTGTTGACGCCGTGATTGATGCGGTAGGGTTCGAAGCGAAAGGCAGCACCACCGAAACGATCCTCAGCAATCTTAAGATTGAAGGCAGCAGCGGCAAAGCGTTGCGGCAGTGCATTGCGGCCGTTCGACGCGGTGGGGTGGTTAGCGTACCCGGCGTGTACGCCGGGTTTATTCATGGCTTCCTGTTTGGCGATGCCTTTGATAAGGGGCTGACGTTTAAGATGGGCCAGACGCACGTCCATGCCTGGCTGGGTGAGCTGCTACCGCTGATCGAAAAAGGGCTGCTTACGCCGGAAGAGATCGTGACCCATTATCTTCCCCTTGCTGATGCGGAACGCGCCTATAAGGTATTCGAAAAACGGGAGGAGGAGTGCCGGAAGGTGATTCTGGTCCCCGGAGCAGAAACGCCCGAGGCCGCAGAGCAGAAAGTGAAGGGCCTGGTGAACGCTTTCCCGGGTGGGGTTGCATGA